One Acipenser ruthenus chromosome 33, fAciRut3.2 maternal haplotype, whole genome shotgun sequence genomic region harbors:
- the LOC117433479 gene encoding keratin, type I cytoskeletal 19-like yields MSVRTSTKVTQHRVGSVASVPRALSVYGGAGGRGSRISSASIYNLSSGMGSGGGYGSGGGFGSGGGFSSGGGYGSGGGFGSGGGYGSGGGFGSGGGYSMSYSAGGGMGGQDNLTNLNEKATMQNLNDRLATYLEKVRSLEAANSKLELQIRQFYENSSPIVQRDYSAYWKTIEDLKNKIGAATIDNARILLQIDNAKLAADDFGTKYEHELMMRQSVENDIANLRRLLDQTTLTKADLEMQIEGLNDELAYLKKNHQEELLALRSQVGGTVNVEVDAAPQQDTSRVLEEMRMQYEGIADKNRRDVEAWYKDKFESLNQQVTSSTQAIETHRSEINDLRRTIQGLEIELQSALSMKQAMENTLAETEARYSNMLQGYQNNINMLEAELNQVRLDTERQATDYKLLLDIKTRLEKEIATYRQLLDVEDSRIPTGGKDQFITTTTTTTNLPRPK; encoded by the exons ATGTCTGTACGTACAAGTACTAAGGTCACCCAACACAGGGTAGGCTCTGTGGCCAGTGTACCCAGGGCGCTCAGCGTCTATGGGGGTGCAGGTGGAAGAGGCAGTCGTATCTCTTCTGCTTCTATCTACAACCTCTCCTCTGGCATGGGGTCTGGTGGCGGCTACGGTTCCGGAGGCGGCTTCGGTTCCGGAGGTGGCTTCAGTTCTGGAGGCGGCTACGGTTCCGGAGGTGGCTTCGGTTCTGGAGGCGGCTACGGTTCCGGAGGTGGCTTCGGATCTGGTGGCGGCTACAGCATGTCCTACTCTGCGGGTGGCGGCATGGGGGGCCAAGACAACTTGACGAACCTCAACGAGAAGGCCACCATGCAGAACCTCAATGACCGTCTGGCTACCTACTTGGAGAAAGTGCGCTCCCTGGAGGCAGCCAATTCCAAGCTGGAGCTCCAGATCCGGCAGTTTTATGAGAACAGCTCTCCCATCGTCCAGCGGGACTACAGCGCATACTGGAAGACCATCGAGGACCTGAAGAATAAG ATCGGTGCTGCCACCATTGACAATGCCAGGATTTTGCTGCAGATTGATAATGCTAAACTGGCCGCTGATGACTTTGGAACCAA GTATGAGCATGAGCTGATGATGAGGCAGTCCGTGGAGAACGATATTGCCAACCTGCGCCGTCTCCTGGACCAGACCACTCTCACCAAGGCTGACCTGGAGATGCAGATTGAAGGCCTGAACGATGAGCTGGCTTACCTCAAGAAGAACCACCAGGAG GAGCTGCTGGCCCTGCGTTCTCAGGTGGGCGGGACGGTCAACGTGGAGGTGGACGCTGCCCCACAGCAGGACACGTCCAGAGTCCTGGAGGAGATGCGCATGCAGTACGAGGGCATCGCTGACAAGAACCGCCGGGATGTGGAGGCCTGGTACAAAGATAAG TTCGAGTCCCTGAACCAACAGGTGACCTCCAGCACTCAAGCCATAGAGACCCACAGGTCTGAAATCAACGACCTCAGACGCACAATCCAGGGGCTGGAAATCGAACTGCAGTCGGCGCTCAGTATG aaacaaGCCATGGAGAACACGCTTGCAGAGACAGAGGCTCGCTACAGCAACATGCTGCAGGGTTACCAGAACAACATCAACATGTTGGAGGCTGAGCTGAACCAGGTCAGACTGGACACAGAGCGCCAGGCCACAGACTACAAGCTACTGCTGGACATCAAGACCCGGCTGGAGAAGGAGATCGCCACCTATCGCCAGCTGCTGGACGTTGAAGACAGCAG aATTCCAACAGGCGGGAAAG